A window from Nocardioides mesophilus encodes these proteins:
- the gyrA gene encoding DNA gyrase subunit A: MQRAYIDYAMAVIVGRALPDVRDGLKPVHRRVLYAMFDGGYRPDRGFSKCSRVVGDVMGQYHPHGDSAIYDTLVRLAQPWVMRAPLIHGQGNFGSPGNDAAAAMRYTECRMAPLALEMVRDIQEETVDFQPNYDGRSREPVVLPARYPNLLVNGSAGIAVGMATNIPPHNLREIADGAQWALEHPDATREELQDALIERVHGPDFPNGALIVGRQGIEQAYRTGRGSIAQRAVIEIDEDSKGRTCLSITELPYMVNPDNLALKIAELADSGRIQGIADVRDDSSGRTGQRLVVVLKRDAVARVVLNNLLKHTELQTNFSANMLALVDGVPRTLTIDQFISNWVTHQIDVIQRRTRFRLAEAERQAHIYRGLVKALDALDDVIALIRRSPDADEAREGLMQLLEIDEIQARAILDMQLRRLAALERQAIIDRLADLERIIADLEDILANETRQRQIISDELAEVVEKYGDERRSQIIPADGDLSMEDLIPDEELVVTITRGGYAKRTRADLYRTQKRGGKGVRGATLKGDDVVEHFMATSNHHWLLFFTTAGRVYRTKAYNLPETSRDAKGGHVAGLLSFQPDENIAQVLAIRDYEQAPYLVLATRNGLVKKTRLADYNSPRQAGVIAINFREDDDELIGAELVGEDDHVLLVSRKGQAIRFPSGDMRPMGRATSGVTGMKFRNGDSLLSMSVIRAEQVAAEEAAEARATEAGQSLEDGHLPDVVEQYVFTITDGGFAKRTRISEYRLQSRGGLGIKAMKQDDDRGTIVGAFIVVEGDEVLAIKQSGQVTRSAIDDNLRPTGRDTKGVKFVGVSSGDLVAQVARSVERAPEIEEAAEEAEEAVMAEVAEQAAAAERPVTVAEDSDADGAAVPPTLAGDATIEADRDLTEDPEQAADRDVDGETEES; this comes from the coding sequence ATGCAGCGCGCCTACATCGACTACGCGATGGCGGTGATCGTCGGCCGCGCGCTGCCCGACGTGCGCGACGGGCTCAAGCCGGTGCACCGCCGGGTGCTCTACGCCATGTTCGACGGCGGCTACCGCCCAGACCGCGGCTTCTCGAAGTGCTCGCGCGTCGTCGGCGACGTCATGGGTCAGTACCACCCGCACGGCGACTCCGCGATCTACGACACCCTGGTCCGGCTCGCCCAGCCGTGGGTGATGCGCGCGCCGCTGATCCACGGCCAGGGCAACTTCGGCTCGCCGGGCAACGACGCGGCCGCCGCGATGCGGTACACCGAGTGCCGGATGGCGCCGCTGGCCCTGGAGATGGTCCGCGACATCCAGGAAGAGACCGTCGACTTCCAGCCGAACTACGACGGCCGCTCCCGCGAGCCGGTCGTGCTGCCCGCGCGGTACCCGAACCTGCTGGTCAACGGCTCGGCCGGGATCGCGGTCGGGATGGCCACCAACATCCCGCCGCACAACCTGCGCGAGATCGCCGACGGCGCCCAGTGGGCGCTCGAGCACCCGGACGCCACCCGCGAGGAGCTCCAGGACGCCCTGATCGAGCGGGTCCACGGCCCCGACTTCCCGAACGGCGCTCTGATCGTGGGCCGGCAGGGCATCGAGCAGGCCTACCGCACCGGCCGCGGCTCGATCGCCCAGCGCGCGGTCATCGAGATCGACGAGGACAGCAAGGGCCGGACCTGCCTGAGCATCACCGAGCTGCCCTACATGGTGAACCCGGACAACCTCGCGCTCAAGATCGCCGAGCTCGCCGACAGCGGCCGGATCCAGGGCATCGCCGACGTCCGGGACGACTCCTCGGGCCGCACCGGCCAGCGCCTGGTGGTCGTGCTCAAGCGCGACGCGGTCGCGCGGGTGGTGCTGAACAACCTGCTCAAGCACACCGAGCTGCAGACCAACTTCTCCGCGAACATGCTGGCCCTGGTCGACGGCGTGCCCCGCACGCTGACCATCGACCAGTTCATCAGCAACTGGGTCACCCACCAGATCGACGTCATCCAGCGGCGCACCCGGTTCCGGCTTGCCGAGGCCGAGCGCCAGGCCCACATCTACCGCGGCCTGGTCAAGGCGCTCGACGCGCTCGACGACGTGATCGCGCTGATCCGGCGCTCGCCCGACGCCGACGAGGCCCGCGAGGGCCTGATGCAGCTGCTGGAGATCGACGAGATCCAGGCCCGCGCGATCCTCGACATGCAGCTGCGGCGGCTCGCGGCGCTGGAGCGGCAGGCGATCATCGACCGCCTGGCCGACCTCGAGCGGATCATCGCCGACCTCGAGGACATCCTGGCCAACGAGACCCGGCAGCGCCAGATCATCTCCGACGAGCTCGCCGAGGTCGTCGAGAAGTACGGCGACGAGCGCCGCAGCCAGATCATCCCCGCGGACGGCGACCTCTCGATGGAGGACCTGATCCCCGACGAGGAGCTGGTCGTCACGATCACCCGCGGCGGCTACGCGAAGCGGACCCGCGCGGACCTGTACCGCACCCAGAAGCGCGGCGGCAAGGGCGTGCGCGGCGCCACCTTGAAGGGCGACGACGTCGTCGAGCACTTCATGGCGACCAGCAACCACCACTGGCTGCTGTTCTTCACCACCGCCGGACGGGTCTACCGGACCAAGGCCTACAACCTCCCGGAGACCTCCCGCGACGCCAAGGGCGGCCACGTCGCCGGGCTGCTCTCGTTCCAGCCCGACGAGAACATCGCCCAGGTGCTCGCGATCCGCGACTACGAGCAGGCGCCCTACCTGGTGCTGGCCACCCGCAACGGGCTGGTCAAGAAGACCCGGCTGGCCGACTACAACAGCCCGCGGCAGGCCGGCGTGATCGCGATCAACTTCCGCGAGGACGACGACGAGCTGATCGGCGCCGAGCTGGTGGGCGAGGACGACCACGTGCTGCTGGTCTCCCGCAAGGGCCAGGCCATCCGGTTCCCCTCCGGCGACATGCGTCCGATGGGCCGCGCCACCTCCGGCGTCACCGGCATGAAGTTCCGCAACGGCGACTCGCTGCTGTCCATGTCGGTGATCCGCGCCGAGCAGGTCGCTGCCGAGGAGGCCGCGGAGGCGCGCGCCACCGAGGCCGGCCAGTCCCTCGAGGACGGTCACCTGCCCGACGTGGTCGAGCAGTACGTCTTCACCATCACCGACGGCGGCTTCGCCAAGCGGACCCGGATCTCGGAGTACCGCCTGCAGTCCCGCGGCGGCCTCGGTATCAAGGCGATGAAGCAGGACGACGACCGCGGCACCATCGTCGGCGCGTTCATCGTCGTCGAGGGCGACGAGGTGCTGGCGATCAAGCAGTCCGGCCAGGTCACCCGCAGCGCGATCGACGACAACCTGCGCCCGACCGGTCGCGACACCAAGGGCGTGAAGTTCGTCGGGGTCAGCTCCGGCGACCTCGTCGCCCAGGTGGCGCGCAGCGTCGAGCGGGCTCCCGAGATCGAGGAGGCTGCCGAGGAGGCGGAGGAGGCCGTGATGGCCGAGGTCGCCGAGCAGGCCGCGGCGGCGGAGCGGCCGGTCACGGTCGCGGAGGACTCCGACGCCGACGGGGCCGCCGTACCTCCGACCCTGGCCGGGGATGCGACAATCGAAGCCGACCGGGATCTCACCGAGGACCCGGAGCAGGCAGCTGACCGTGATGTCGACGGGGAGACCGAGGAGTCCTGA
- a CDS encoding DUF3566 domain-containing protein, whose translation MADRRADDTPLAPRRSLGRPAEDGAPEARVPFSQRMSAAVAAAGSAVQQAASPGGEGRTSGESGRSGGAATQTTQAVPGGPRRSEPSGGAETTGSRSGVRPRGTRRARLRLVHLDPWSVMKTSFLLSIAFGIVTVVSVAVVWGVLGAAGVWDSINSTVTDVIGSNSSTTFDVQDYLGTSRVLGFTMIVAVVDVILITAIATLGAFLYNLAAALLGGLEVTLAEDDH comes from the coding sequence ATGGCAGACCGACGTGCCGACGACACGCCGCTGGCGCCGCGACGATCGCTGGGCCGTCCCGCCGAGGACGGCGCGCCCGAGGCCCGAGTGCCGTTCTCCCAGCGGATGTCGGCCGCGGTCGCCGCGGCCGGGAGCGCCGTGCAGCAGGCGGCCTCCCCGGGAGGCGAGGGCCGTACGTCGGGTGAGTCCGGCCGGTCCGGTGGCGCCGCGACCCAGACGACCCAGGCCGTCCCGGGCGGTCCGCGCCGCTCCGAGCCGTCCGGCGGCGCGGAGACGACGGGGTCCCGAAGCGGGGTCCGGCCCCGCGGCACCCGGCGGGCGCGGCTGCGGCTGGTGCACCTCGACCCGTGGTCGGTGATGAAGACCTCGTTCCTGCTCTCCATCGCCTTCGGCATCGTCACGGTGGTCTCGGTCGCGGTGGTCTGGGGGGTGCTCGGCGCGGCAGGCGTGTGGGACTCGATCAACTCCACCGTCACCGACGTGATCGGCAGCAACTCCTCGACCACGTTCGACGTCCAGGACTACCTCGGCACCAGCCGGGTGCTCGGCTTCACGATGATCGTGGCCGTGGTGGACGTCATCCTGATCACCGCGATCGCGACGCTCGGGGCGTTCCTCTACAACCTCGCCGCGGCACTGCTCGGCGGCCTCGAGGTGACGCTCGCCGAGGACGACCACTGA
- a CDS encoding MBL fold metallo-hydrolase, which produces MSAAITRIHHLNCATMRPAAARLGVMPERLVAHCLLIESDAGLTLVDTGIGARDVADPKRLGPGFARLVGAALDPAETALAQVQALGLDPRDVRDLVLTHLDLDHAGGIPDFPEARVHVSAEELAAAQARRSPREKGRYLPVQWDAATWATHEAGAAVDWFGFGALPVVGDDVLLVPLPGHTRGHSAVAVRRPSGGWLLHCGDAYFFHGEVETPRQCPVGLRAFQSLVQMDRGQRHANQDRLRELHADPRGGDVTMFSAHDAVEFDRLRGRTD; this is translated from the coding sequence ATGAGCGCCGCGATCACCCGGATCCACCACCTCAACTGCGCGACGATGCGCCCGGCGGCCGCCCGGCTCGGGGTGATGCCCGAGCGGCTGGTGGCGCACTGCCTGCTGATCGAGTCCGACGCCGGGCTCACCCTCGTCGACACCGGGATCGGCGCCCGGGACGTGGCGGACCCGAAGCGGCTCGGGCCGGGCTTCGCGCGGCTGGTCGGCGCCGCCCTCGACCCCGCCGAGACCGCGCTCGCGCAGGTGCAGGCGCTCGGCCTGGACCCGCGCGATGTGCGCGACCTGGTGCTGACGCACCTCGACCTGGACCACGCCGGCGGGATCCCGGACTTCCCTGAGGCCCGGGTGCACGTGAGCGCCGAGGAGCTGGCCGCCGCGCAGGCCCGGCGCAGCCCGCGGGAGAAGGGCCGCTACCTGCCGGTGCAGTGGGACGCGGCGACCTGGGCCACGCACGAGGCCGGTGCGGCCGTGGACTGGTTCGGCTTCGGTGCGCTGCCGGTCGTCGGCGACGACGTACTCCTGGTGCCGCTGCCGGGGCACACCCGCGGCCACAGCGCGGTCGCGGTGCGGCGGCCCTCCGGGGGGTGGCTGCTGCACTGCGGGGACGCCTACTTCTTCCACGGCGAGGTCGAGACGCCGCGTCAGTGCCCGGTGGGGCTGCGCGCCTTCCAGTCGCTGGTGCAGATGGACCGCGGGCAGCGGCACGCCAACCAGGACCGGCTGCGCGAGCTGCACGCGGACCCGCGCGGCGGTGACGTGACGATGTTCTCGGCCCACGACGCTGTCGAGTTCGACCGGTTGCGCGGCCGCACCGACTGA
- a CDS encoding DLW-39 family protein produces the protein MKKLLLVALAAAGAVIARNKMKAGQQEQALWAEATDNVTSHRG, from the coding sequence GTGAAGAAGCTGCTGCTCGTCGCTCTCGCCGCCGCAGGCGCCGTCATCGCCCGCAACAAGATGAAGGCCGGCCAGCAGGAGCAGGCGCTGTGGGCCGAGGCGACTGACAACGTCACCTCGCACCGAGGCTGA
- a CDS encoding GGDEF domain-containing protein: MRGFVHAVVALLLGALFVLLLEIPGLGATGQLLVSDLGQLLAVVLATVLCWLASRSPHAHARAWRALALGVGSWAAGQLVWTWYEVVLGTEVPFPSLADVGFLLFPILTGVGLLDWLGDQSQAHAAARGRDVLDGAIIAVSLLVLSWVTSLGAAAADSSDGSTGLALSVAYPISDVILGTLVLLAVTRGRSAERPVLLLLALGLGALALADSAYLYLVSLGDYTSADVVSSGWVFGFLLVGAAAALERSRARHPLPVIAGPAHSTPSLVAAALPYIPVTAAGIAVSYGVLTASAEPPVVDLGLGMVLVVLVLGRQFLAMAENQRLYVALGTARDQLEFQALHDALTGLANRALFTDRLDHAMLRSGHDVGLLFCDLDDFKQVNDQHGHDVGDLLLQVVATRLRECVRGQDTVARVGGDEFAVLLEDPEDATQVAERLVARMAEPVELRGLTVQVTVSVGVAHHRVGPAPGGPEQRRSADRSATTGGLPDPGTDPAPAPGDPHAGHGLSGGDLLLRLADQAMYAAKSAGKGRAVLAEEVATTTGS, from the coding sequence GTGCGCGGGTTCGTCCATGCCGTCGTCGCGCTGCTGCTCGGCGCGCTCTTCGTGCTGCTGCTGGAGATCCCCGGCCTCGGCGCGACCGGCCAGCTGCTGGTCAGCGACCTGGGCCAGCTGCTGGCAGTGGTCCTCGCGACCGTGCTGTGCTGGCTGGCCTCGCGCTCACCTCACGCCCACGCGCGTGCGTGGCGTGCGCTGGCCCTCGGGGTCGGCTCCTGGGCCGCCGGGCAGCTGGTCTGGACGTGGTACGAAGTGGTCCTCGGCACCGAGGTGCCGTTCCCCTCGCTCGCCGACGTCGGCTTCCTGCTCTTTCCGATCCTCACCGGCGTGGGTCTGCTGGACTGGCTCGGCGACCAGTCCCAGGCGCACGCGGCCGCACGTGGCCGGGACGTGCTGGACGGCGCGATCATCGCGGTGTCGCTGCTGGTGCTCTCCTGGGTCACCAGCCTCGGCGCGGCCGCCGCCGACAGCTCCGACGGCTCGACCGGGCTCGCGCTGTCGGTGGCGTACCCGATCAGCGACGTCATCCTCGGGACCCTGGTCCTGCTGGCCGTCACCCGCGGCCGGTCCGCGGAGAGGCCGGTCCTGCTGCTGCTCGCGCTCGGCCTGGGTGCCCTGGCCCTGGCCGACAGCGCCTACCTCTACCTGGTGAGCCTGGGTGACTACACCTCCGCCGACGTGGTCAGCAGCGGCTGGGTGTTCGGCTTCCTGCTCGTCGGCGCGGCGGCCGCGCTCGAGCGGAGCCGGGCCCGGCACCCCCTGCCGGTGATCGCCGGCCCCGCGCACTCCACACCCTCGCTGGTGGCGGCCGCCCTTCCCTACATCCCGGTCACCGCCGCCGGCATCGCCGTCTCCTACGGCGTCCTGACCGCGTCCGCGGAGCCGCCGGTGGTCGACCTGGGCCTCGGGATGGTCCTGGTGGTGCTGGTCCTCGGGCGCCAGTTCCTTGCGATGGCCGAGAACCAGCGGCTGTACGTCGCCCTCGGCACCGCCCGCGACCAGCTCGAGTTCCAGGCGCTCCACGACGCGCTGACCGGACTGGCCAACCGGGCGCTGTTCACCGACCGGCTCGACCACGCGATGCTGCGCAGCGGCCACGACGTAGGGCTGCTCTTCTGCGACCTCGACGACTTCAAGCAGGTGAACGACCAGCACGGTCACGACGTGGGCGACCTGCTGCTGCAGGTGGTGGCGACCCGGCTGCGTGAATGTGTCCGGGGCCAGGACACGGTGGCCCGGGTCGGCGGCGACGAGTTCGCCGTACTCCTCGAGGACCCCGAGGACGCCACCCAGGTCGCCGAGCGGCTCGTGGCCCGGATGGCCGAGCCGGTCGAGCTGCGGGGTCTGACCGTGCAGGTCACCGTCAGCGTCGGGGTGGCGCACCACCGGGTGGGGCCCGCCCCGGGCGGGCCGGAGCAGCGGCGCTCCGCGGACCGTTCGGCAACAACGGGCGGGCTGCCCGACCCCGGGACCGACCCCGCGCCCGCACCCGGGGACCCCCACGCAGGACACGGGCTCAGCGGCGGTGACCTGCTGCTGCGCCTGGCCGACCAGGCGATGTACGCCGCGAAGTCGGCGGGCAAGGGCCGGGCGGTGCTGGCGGAGGAGGTCGCGACGACGACCGGCTCCTGA
- a CDS encoding diguanylate cyclase, which translates to MAQHGTRGLVQELLRSQRLTLLMVLAMLLLSLLTSGYLLLVSQPHVERYLRIGYQARVLQLGMLDQETGLRGWLATGEREFLAPYIDGRGNADAAEERLLREIDGEAEAGITDQVVKVLLARADFERWAARAADVVPAEQSRSELVDFLREGKASFDAYRAADARSTSLILDRRAAAVAAQRTALVTVMFCYLFVLIGTGLLALRRRRQLQDDVVVPVDRLLDTIAALNDGDLTARARVSGVREIDAIGSALGELAENLGQARSEAGAREERLELLASRFETVVRVAREISGSLSVRYVSISVTEAAADLLGSATLLWVRDEHQQFVISSRSDDPHGAVPPSGIAVPAVVAAAAAEARPTTLDQARAYPLVLAGMVVGVLQTEVTVVDDDTEAVLEALLSTASAALESAKLHSEARELAHLDGLTQLPNRRRFEADIDDEWQRCRRYGRPLSLVMVDLDHFKTLNDTHGHLFGDEVLRAVAAALSSALRTSDTAYRYGGEEFAVLLRETGLVDAEPVAERIRAAIAAVTIPETGVMVSASAGVAERIGAMAHHTEMVAKADAALYAAKHAGRDRVMSALPGR; encoded by the coding sequence ATGGCACAGCACGGCACCCGCGGCCTCGTGCAGGAGCTGCTTCGCAGCCAGCGGTTGACCCTGCTCATGGTGCTGGCGATGCTGCTGCTCAGCCTGCTGACCAGCGGCTACCTGTTGCTGGTCTCCCAGCCTCACGTGGAGCGCTACCTCCGGATCGGCTACCAGGCGCGCGTGCTGCAGCTCGGCATGCTCGACCAGGAGACCGGCCTGCGCGGCTGGCTCGCGACCGGCGAGCGGGAGTTCCTCGCGCCGTACATCGACGGTCGGGGCAACGCCGACGCGGCCGAGGAGCGGCTGCTGCGGGAGATCGACGGCGAGGCCGAGGCCGGGATCACCGACCAGGTGGTGAAGGTGCTGCTCGCCCGGGCGGACTTCGAGCGCTGGGCGGCCCGCGCGGCCGACGTTGTGCCGGCCGAGCAGTCGCGCTCCGAGCTCGTCGACTTCCTGCGCGAGGGCAAGGCCAGCTTCGACGCCTACCGGGCCGCCGACGCCCGCAGCACCTCGCTGATCCTGGACCGGCGCGCCGCCGCCGTCGCCGCTCAGCGCACCGCGCTGGTGACGGTGATGTTCTGCTACCTGTTCGTGCTGATCGGCACCGGCCTGCTCGCGCTGCGCCGCCGCCGGCAGCTCCAGGACGACGTGGTGGTGCCGGTCGACCGGCTGCTCGACACCATCGCCGCCCTCAATGACGGCGACCTCACCGCCCGGGCCCGGGTCAGCGGGGTCCGTGAGATCGACGCGATCGGCAGCGCGCTGGGCGAGCTGGCCGAGAACCTGGGCCAGGCCCGGTCGGAGGCCGGCGCGCGCGAGGAGCGGCTGGAGCTGCTGGCCAGCCGCTTCGAGACCGTCGTCCGGGTGGCCCGCGAGATCTCCGGCAGCCTTAGCGTGCGCTACGTCTCGATCAGCGTCACCGAGGCGGCCGCCGACCTGCTCGGGTCGGCCACCCTGTTGTGGGTGCGCGACGAGCACCAGCAGTTCGTGATCAGCTCCCGCAGCGACGACCCGCACGGCGCCGTACCCCCGAGCGGGATCGCGGTGCCCGCCGTCGTCGCCGCGGCCGCCGCCGAGGCGCGCCCCACGACGCTGGACCAGGCCCGGGCCTACCCGCTGGTCCTGGCCGGGATGGTGGTCGGGGTGCTGCAGACCGAGGTCACCGTCGTCGACGACGACACCGAGGCGGTGCTCGAGGCGCTGCTGTCCACGGCCAGCGCCGCGCTGGAGAGCGCGAAGCTGCACAGCGAGGCCCGCGAGCTCGCGCACCTCGACGGGCTCACCCAGCTGCCGAACCGACGCCGCTTCGAGGCCGACATCGACGACGAGTGGCAGCGCTGTCGCCGCTACGGCCGCCCGCTCAGCCTGGTGATGGTCGACCTCGACCACTTCAAGACGCTCAACGACACCCACGGGCACCTGTTCGGCGACGAGGTGCTGCGTGCCGTCGCAGCGGCACTCTCCTCGGCGCTGCGGACCTCCGACACCGCCTACCGGTACGGCGGCGAGGAGTTCGCGGTGCTGCTGCGCGAGACCGGCCTGGTCGATGCGGAGCCGGTGGCCGAGCGGATCCGGGCGGCGATCGCGGCGGTGACGATCCCGGAGACCGGTGTGATGGTCTCCGCTTCGGCCGGGGTCGCCGAGCGGATCGGCGCGATGGCCCACCACACCGAGATGGTCGCCAAGGCCGATGCCGCGCTGTACGCCGCCAAGCACGCCGGCCGGGACCGCGTGATGTCGGCGTTGCCCGGCCGCTGA